The proteins below come from a single Zea mays cultivar B73 chromosome 8, Zm-B73-REFERENCE-NAM-5.0, whole genome shotgun sequence genomic window:
- the LOC100303993 gene encoding plastidic phosphate translocator-like protein 1, whose amino-acid sequence MGRDGGGGVAGGMSESVLRKVLLSYLYVAVWIFLSFSVIVYNKYILDPKMYNWPFPISLTMVHMGFCSSLAVALVRVLRVVDLPTSPSMTPQLYTSSVVPIGALYAMSLWFSNSAYIYLSVSFIQMLKALMPVAVYSIGVLFNKETFRSSSMLNMLSISFGVAIAAYGEARFDVRGVALQLAAVAFEATRLVLIQILLTSKGISLNPITSLYYVAPCCLCFLVVPWVFVELPRLRAVGTFQPDFFVFGTNSLCAFALNLAVFLLVGKTSALTMNVAGVVKDWLLIAFSWSVIRDTVTPINLFGYGIAFLGVAYYNHVKLQALKAKEAQKKAAQADEEVGSLLQERDGHGDHKSDNQA is encoded by the coding sequence atggGGCGGGACGGCGGTGGCGGTGTCGCCGGCGGAATGTCTGAATCGGTGCTGCGGAAGGTGCTCCTCTCCTACTTGTACGTCGCGGTGTGGATCTTCCTCTCCTTCTCCGTCATCGTCTACAACAAGTACATCCTCGACCCCAAGATGTACAACTGGCCCTTCCCCATCTCGCTCACCATGGTGCACATGGGTTTCTGCTCATCCCTCGCCGTCGCGCTCGTCCGCGTGCTCCGCGTCGTCGACCTCCCCACCTCTCCCTCCATGACGCCACAGCTCTACACCTCCTCCGTCGTCCCCATCGGCGCGCTATACGCGATGTCGCTCTGGTTCTCCAACTCCGCATACATCTACCTGTCTGTGTCATTTATCCAGATGCTCAAGGCGCTTATGCCCGTCGCCGTCTACTCCATCGGCGTCCTATTCAATAAGGAGACCTTCAGGTCCTCCTCCATGCTGAACATGCTCTCCATCTCCTTCGGCGTGGCCATCGCCGCCTACGGCGAGGCGCGCTTCGACGTGCGCGGGGTCGCGCTGCAGCTCGCTGCCGTCGCCTTCGAGGCCACGCGGCTCGTGCTCATCCAGATCCTGCTCACATCTAAGGGCATCTCCCTCAACCCTATCACCTCGCTCTACTACGTCGCGCCGTGCTGCCTCTGCTTCCTCGTCGTGCCCTGGGTCTTCGTCGAGCTGCCCAGGCTACGCGCCGTCGGCACCTTCCAACCGGATTTCTTCGTCTTTGGGACCAACTCACTCTGCGCCTTTGCGCTCAACCTTGCTGTGTTCCTGCTAGTGGGCAAGACCTCGGCGTTGACCATGAACGTCGCGGGAGTAGTCAAGGATTGGCTGTTGATTGCATTCTCGTGGTCTGTGATCCGGGACACCGTCACCCCGATTAACCTGTTCGGATATGGGATCGCGTTTTTAGGGGTGGCCTACTACAATCATGTCAAGCTGCAGGCGCTCAAGGCTAAGGAGGCCCAGAAGAAAGCCGCACAGGCTGATGAGGAGGTTGGGTCGCTCTTGCAGGAGCGCGATGGACATGGTGATCATAAGAGCGACAATCAGGCTTAG